One genomic window of Streptomonospora nanhaiensis includes the following:
- a CDS encoding C40 family peptidase, translated as MTESMEYGSPERGKRPPSMTRAVLTLSSLAVIAAFGLIAGPAARAEERLPQAAGIAAEAVEHAKSQVGKPYTYGAEGPGAYDCSGLVQWAYKKAGKNLSRTTYTQFKEGSSVARDNLRPGDLVFFYSGPTHVGIYIGDGQMVHASSSKDRVMIVSLSDYYDRHFTGARRVA; from the coding sequence ATGACCGAGAGCATGGAATACGGTTCTCCGGAGCGGGGAAAAAGACCGCCCTCCATGACCCGGGCGGTCCTGACGTTATCCTCGCTGGCCGTCATCGCCGCGTTCGGCCTGATAGCCGGCCCGGCCGCCCGGGCCGAGGAGCGACTACCCCAGGCGGCCGGGATCGCCGCCGAGGCCGTGGAACACGCCAAGAGCCAGGTGGGAAAGCCCTACACCTACGGCGCCGAGGGCCCGGGCGCCTACGACTGCTCCGGGCTTGTCCAATGGGCCTATAAAAAGGCGGGAAAGAACCTCAGCCGAACCACATACACGCAATTCAAAGAGGGGTCTTCGGTGGCGCGGGACAATCTGCGGCCCGGAGACCTCGTCTTCTTCTACTCGGGTCCCACCCACGTGGGGATCTACATCGGCGACGGGCAGATGGTGCACGCGTCGAGTTCCAAGGACAGGGTCATGATCGTGAGCCTTTCGGACTACTACGACCGGCACTTCACCGGCGCGCGCCGTGTCGCCTGA
- a CDS encoding DUF6412 domain-containing protein translates to MAFASALQRAAAAVPVPDLDWLTGAAGPALGVFAVLAVLAAGAALLLAAVRGARGRVSADPAEASRLRFLLHRAGRAAVPPVRAPDTPGKPRARAPGARAAVGCG, encoded by the coding sequence GTGGCGTTCGCGTCAGCGCTGCAGCGCGCCGCCGCCGCGGTGCCGGTTCCCGACCTCGACTGGCTGACCGGCGCGGCCGGTCCGGCCCTCGGCGTGTTCGCGGTGCTCGCCGTCCTGGCGGCGGGCGCGGCCCTGCTGCTGGCGGCCGTGCGCGGCGCCCGCGGGCGGGTGTCGGCCGACCCCGCCGAGGCCAGCCGCCTGCGGTTCCTGCTGCACCGGGCCGGCCGCGCCGCCGTGCCGCCGGTGCGCGCCCCCGACACCCCGGGCAAGCCCCGGGCCCGCGCGCCGGGCGCGCGGGCGGCGGTCGGCTGCGGCTGA
- a CDS encoding superoxide dismutase family protein: MRTIAGIAVCALLAAGSAACGGDQDGDDQGAADPSPTLDGSPAGGEPERVSAEAEFAPYGPDVEAVTYDEQAVPEGASVEASATRNGAETEFVLAVNGLEPDREFGAHLHTEPCGPNPDDSGPHYQDEPAPEDAANDPEYANDDNEVWLDFTTDAEGTATSDTDVDWEVRPGEANSIVIHAHHTMTEEGHAGEAGDRLGCLNFPM, translated from the coding sequence ATGCGAACCATCGCCGGAATCGCCGTCTGCGCCCTGCTCGCCGCGGGGAGCGCGGCCTGCGGCGGCGACCAGGACGGCGACGACCAGGGCGCAGCCGACCCCTCTCCCACGCTCGACGGCAGCCCCGCGGGCGGCGAGCCCGAGCGGGTGTCGGCCGAGGCGGAGTTCGCGCCCTACGGCCCCGACGTCGAGGCCGTCACCTACGACGAGCAGGCCGTGCCCGAGGGGGCGAGCGTCGAGGCGTCGGCCACCCGCAACGGCGCCGAGACCGAGTTCGTCCTGGCCGTCAACGGCCTGGAGCCCGACCGCGAGTTCGGCGCGCACCTGCACACCGAGCCCTGCGGGCCCAACCCCGACGACTCCGGCCCCCACTACCAGGACGAGCCCGCCCCCGAGGACGCGGCCAACGACCCCGAGTACGCCAACGACGACAACGAGGTCTGGCTGGACTTCACCACCGACGCCGAGGGCACCGCCACCTCCGACACCGACGTCGACTGGGAGGTGCGCCCCGGCGAGGCCAACTCCATCGTGATCCACGCCCACCACACCATGACCGAGGAGGGCCACGCCGGCGAGGCGGGCGACCGCCTGGGCTGCCTGAACTTCCCGATGTAG
- a CDS encoding YidC/Oxa1 family membrane protein insertase — MYAFPPIAAAVELTHTAVAGLAVLLAPVAGAAAAAAAVVCLTALVRIALLPLSVAQVRAEQTRARLAPRLRELQREHADDPQRLLTAQRELYAAEGSSPLAGCLPTLAQLPVFAVLYGVFIGAGGGGDLLGATLGGAPLGSGLGDALASGEPARMLVFAVLLAVLAATAWASRRFLTLPAMARAAEDGDPDAPATRVMAAMSYLSYTTVVFAAFVPLAAGLYLAATTAWTVAERLVLRRLVGAGGPA; from the coding sequence ATGTACGCGTTCCCCCCGATCGCCGCCGCCGTCGAACTCACCCACACCGCAGTCGCCGGCCTCGCGGTGCTGCTCGCGCCCGTCGCGGGCGCCGCCGCCGCTGCCGCGGCGGTGGTCTGCCTGACCGCCCTCGTGCGGATCGCGCTGCTGCCGCTCAGCGTGGCGCAGGTGCGCGCCGAGCAGACCCGCGCCCGACTCGCGCCCCGCCTGCGGGAGCTGCAGCGCGAACACGCCGACGACCCCCAGCGGCTGCTGACCGCGCAGCGCGAGCTCTACGCCGCCGAGGGGTCCTCGCCGCTCGCCGGCTGCCTGCCGACGCTCGCCCAGCTCCCGGTGTTCGCCGTGCTGTACGGGGTGTTCATCGGCGCCGGGGGCGGCGGCGACCTGCTGGGCGCGACGCTGGGCGGCGCGCCCCTGGGGTCGGGGCTGGGCGACGCGCTCGCCTCCGGGGAGCCGGCGCGGATGCTGGTGTTCGCGGTGCTGCTGGCCGTCCTGGCCGCCACGGCGTGGGCCTCGCGCCGCTTCCTGACCCTGCCCGCCATGGCGCGGGCGGCCGAGGACGGCGACCCGGACGCGCCCGCGACGCGGGTGATGGCGGCGATGTCCTACCTGTCCTACACCACCGTGGTGTTCGCGGCGTTCGTGCCGCTGGCCGCCGGGCTGTACCTGGCCGCGACCACGGCGTGGACGGTGGCGGAGCGCCTGGTGCTGCGGCGCCTGGTGGGCGCCGGCGGGCCCGCCTAG
- a CDS encoding phosphatase produces the protein MPIRPANLATMSATIAGALAGMRAGDEPPRPVTVVFESGHRQVVEGGGCRTLESDQGGVVAIETQVATRYALFAGTSCQGGRAVASGSGSVSFGDPVLAGAIVLG, from the coding sequence GTGCCCATCCGACCTGCCAACCTCGCCACCATGTCCGCCACCATCGCCGGCGCGCTGGCCGGCATGCGCGCCGGGGACGAACCCCCTCGGCCGGTCACGGTGGTGTTCGAGTCCGGGCACCGGCAGGTCGTCGAGGGCGGCGGCTGCCGCACCCTGGAGTCCGACCAGGGCGGCGTGGTCGCCATCGAGACCCAGGTGGCCACCAGGTACGCCCTGTTCGCCGGCACCTCCTGCCAGGGCGGGCGCGCCGTCGCCTCGGGCAGCGGGTCGGTGAGCTTCGGCGACCCGGTGCTGGCCGGGGCCATCGTCCTGGGCTGA
- a CDS encoding MDR family MFS transporter codes for MSGSRRVRSGPRPDGPHGTGTGTGDRRVEQRLAPAGQGEPTAGAGGQTAEEPQVNYSHRQVIEILIGLMLAMLTSMLTTSIVGTALPTIVGELGGQDRLSWVASATLLTMTASTPVWGKLSDVFGRKLLFQIALVVFICSSVAAGFANDMSWLIGARFFQGIGAGGLASLPQIILADVVAPRERGRYSGFIGAVFGVSTVAGPLLGGFLVDSPLGWRWCFFITVPVAVVAFVVIQRLLKLPQRPRGEARIDWWGATCVVGAASAVMLLLSLGGHEFAWNSAPSYALAAAAVLLTAGAVWAELRAADPILPPRLFRNSTFVLSSLASAAVGMSMFGVMIYFPQYLQIVQGLSPTESGLMTLPMVVGLLIASVTSGFLVSRTGKWKIYPALGTVLIGLGYLTLTRLEVASGLVLVGAGVALIGLGLGLSMQILILAVQNALPRADLASATSAITFFRNLGGAVGVAAFGSVMTNRLHEELDALAEKAERAGAPQGSMDLSGSASGSPEAIHALPPAAQDAVVQAFSDAMHTVFTLGLPIAAVAFVIVLFFRQVPLRSGQ; via the coding sequence ATGTCCGGATCCAGGCGGGTCCGCAGTGGGCCGCGCCCGGACGGGCCGCACGGTACGGGGACTGGAACGGGAGATCGCAGAGTGGAGCAACGCTTAGCCCCGGCGGGCCAGGGGGAGCCGACGGCGGGCGCGGGGGGCCAGACCGCCGAGGAACCGCAGGTCAACTACTCCCACCGGCAGGTCATCGAGATCCTGATCGGGCTCATGCTGGCCATGCTGACGTCGATGCTGACCACGTCGATCGTCGGCACGGCGCTGCCGACCATCGTCGGCGAACTGGGGGGCCAGGACCGGCTGTCGTGGGTGGCCAGCGCCACCCTGCTCACCATGACGGCCTCCACCCCCGTGTGGGGCAAGCTGTCCGACGTCTTCGGCCGCAAGCTGCTGTTCCAGATCGCGCTGGTGGTCTTCATCTGCTCGTCGGTGGCCGCCGGGTTCGCCAACGACATGAGCTGGCTCATCGGCGCCCGCTTCTTCCAGGGCATCGGCGCGGGCGGCCTGGCCTCTCTGCCGCAGATCATCCTGGCCGACGTCGTGGCGCCCCGCGAGCGCGGCCGCTACTCCGGGTTCATCGGCGCGGTCTTCGGCGTCTCGACCGTGGCCGGCCCGCTGCTCGGCGGCTTCCTGGTGGACAGCCCGCTGGGCTGGCGGTGGTGCTTCTTCATCACCGTGCCCGTGGCGGTGGTGGCGTTCGTCGTCATCCAGCGCCTGCTCAAGCTGCCCCAGCGCCCGCGCGGCGAGGCGCGCATCGACTGGTGGGGCGCCACGTGCGTGGTGGGCGCGGCCAGCGCCGTCATGCTGCTGCTGAGCCTGGGCGGCCACGAGTTCGCGTGGAACTCCGCCCCCAGCTACGCGCTCGCCGCGGCGGCGGTGCTGCTGACCGCCGGCGCGGTGTGGGCCGAACTGCGCGCCGCCGACCCGATCCTGCCGCCGCGCCTGTTCCGCAACTCCACGTTCGTGCTGTCCTCACTGGCCTCGGCCGCCGTGGGCATGAGCATGTTCGGCGTGATGATCTACTTCCCGCAGTACCTGCAGATCGTCCAGGGCCTCAGCCCCACCGAGTCGGGCCTGATGACCCTGCCGATGGTGGTGGGCCTGCTGATCGCCTCGGTGACCTCGGGGTTCCTCGTCAGCCGCACCGGCAAGTGGAAGATCTACCCGGCCCTGGGCACCGTGCTGATCGGCCTGGGCTACCTCACGCTGACACGGCTGGAGGTGGCCTCCGGCCTGGTCCTGGTGGGCGCGGGGGTGGCGCTGATCGGCCTGGGCCTGGGGCTGTCCATGCAGATCCTCATCCTGGCCGTGCAGAACGCCCTCCCGCGCGCCGACCTCGCCTCGGCCACCTCCGCCATCACCTTCTTCCGCAACCTCGGCGGCGCCGTGGGCGTGGCCGCGTTCGGTTCGGTGATGACCAACCGGCTGCACGAGGAGCTGGACGCCCTCGCCGAGAAGGCCGAGCGCGCGGGCGCCCCGCAGGGCTCGATGGACCTCTCGGGGTCGGCCAGCGGCTCGCCCGAGGCGATCCACGCCCTGCCGCCGGCCGCCCAGGACGCGGTCGTCCAGGCGTTCAGCGACGCCATGCACACCGTGTTCACCCTGGGCCTGCCGATCGCGGCGGTGGCGTTCGTGATCGTGCTGTTCTTCCGGCAGGTCCCGCTGCGCTCGGGCCAGTAG
- a CDS encoding SSI family serine proteinase inhibitor, which produces MLSRLAASVAAAGSAAVLTMAAAAPADAQESSNLEITVERVLAGTFDRFWLNCAPDFGTHPEPGAACDRLRALDGGLDRLRPEYVPCPGDPDPVRVGITGTWRGEDRTFTAHYANSCSVRTVAAPVVPVDA; this is translated from the coding sequence ATGCTCAGTCGCCTCGCCGCGTCCGTCGCGGCAGCGGGATCGGCCGCGGTCCTGACGATGGCCGCCGCCGCGCCGGCCGACGCCCAGGAGTCATCGAACCTGGAGATCACCGTCGAGCGCGTCCTGGCGGGCACCTTCGACCGCTTCTGGCTGAACTGCGCTCCGGACTTCGGCACCCATCCCGAGCCCGGCGCGGCCTGCGACCGCCTGCGGGCCCTGGACGGCGGCCTCGACCGCCTGCGCCCGGAGTACGTCCCCTGCCCCGGCGACCCCGACCCCGTACGGGTCGGCATCACCGGAACCTGGCGGGGCGAGGACCGGACGTTCACCGCGCACTACGCCAACTCCTGCTCCGTGCGCACGGTCGCCGCACCGGTGGTGCCGGTGGACGCCTAG
- a CDS encoding DUF3291 domain-containing protein gives MTDHHLAQLNIARMRAPLDDPLMADFVALLDPVNALAEASPGFVWRLVGEGESDATSLRPFGPDWIVNLTVWADVEALWNFSYRTDHLDLVRRRRSWFHLPKEAHMVLWWIPAGHLPSVEEAAERLARLREHGPTPEAFTFGTRFPAPGAAPAAPAAPSPAPGP, from the coding sequence ATGACCGACCACCACCTCGCCCAGCTCAACATCGCCCGCATGCGGGCCCCCTTGGACGATCCGCTGATGGCGGACTTCGTCGCGCTCCTCGACCCCGTCAACGCCCTGGCCGAGGCCAGCCCGGGGTTCGTCTGGCGCCTGGTCGGCGAGGGGGAGTCCGACGCCACCTCGCTGCGCCCCTTCGGCCCCGACTGGATCGTCAACCTGACGGTGTGGGCCGACGTCGAGGCGCTGTGGAACTTCTCCTACCGCACCGACCACCTCGACCTCGTGCGCCGCCGCCGGTCCTGGTTCCACCTGCCCAAGGAGGCCCACATGGTGCTGTGGTGGATCCCGGCCGGGCACCTCCCCTCGGTCGAGGAGGCCGCCGAGCGGCTGGCCCGCCTGCGGGAGCACGGCCCCACCCCCGAGGCGTTCACCTTCGGCACGCGCTTCCCCGCCCCCGGGGCCGCCCCCGCCGCCCCTGCCGCCCCCTCCCCGGCCCCCGGCCCCTGA
- a CDS encoding TetR/AcrR family transcriptional regulator, whose amino-acid sequence MTDRTADRPPARRPGGRNARVRARILAATAELVARDGIAGFRYEEVAESAGVHKTSVYRNWPDREDLVVEAMLRYAEDLASVADTGDIHRDLVDFLVALAGGLETPFGRTLEQALLPAGQSAVVRQALSRILDRRVAAMRERVAAAVERGELPPVDSAFLGEMISGPVHLVVNRGTRRFTRADAERVVGVVLAGIRATAPHG is encoded by the coding sequence ATGACCGACAGAACCGCCGACCGGCCGCCCGCGCGGCGCCCCGGGGGCCGCAACGCGCGGGTGCGGGCGCGGATCCTCGCCGCGACCGCCGAACTGGTGGCCCGCGACGGCATCGCGGGCTTCCGCTACGAGGAGGTCGCCGAGTCCGCCGGCGTGCACAAGACGAGCGTCTACCGCAACTGGCCCGACCGCGAGGACCTGGTGGTCGAGGCCATGCTGCGCTACGCCGAGGACCTCGCCTCGGTCGCCGACACCGGCGACATCCACCGCGACCTGGTGGACTTCCTGGTGGCCCTCGCAGGCGGCCTGGAGACGCCGTTCGGCCGCACGCTCGAACAGGCGCTGCTGCCCGCCGGGCAGAGCGCGGTGGTGCGCCAGGCGCTGTCCCGGATCCTCGACCGGCGCGTGGCCGCCATGCGCGAGCGGGTGGCCGCCGCCGTCGAACGGGGCGAACTGCCCCCGGTCGACAGCGCGTTCCTGGGCGAGATGATCTCCGGCCCGGTGCACCTCGTCGTCAACCGGGGCACGCGCCGGTTCACCCGCGCGGACGCCGAGCGCGTGGTGGGCGTGGTGCTCGCCGGGATCCGGGCCACGGCGCCGCACGGCTGA
- a CDS encoding TetR/AcrR family transcriptional regulator, translated as MDVPPTADADTCAGRVRDREATRRRILASAYELFTSEGYEQVSSRRIAAHAGVNVALINRYFGAKRGLLAEVIAEDAAFPGVFEGDPATLPRRIAEHVTRRTLGEGTPLQRALVHSMGDPDLQSVYQERLQNAIIDPLAACIGGESAHARAALVASLLLGVNAVRRMGGAGPLTDEDPEVLTARLTRVVEACIADD; from the coding sequence ATGGACGTCCCGCCGACCGCCGACGCCGACACCTGCGCCGGACGCGTCCGCGACCGCGAGGCCACCCGGCGCCGGATCCTGGCCAGCGCCTACGAGCTGTTCACCAGCGAGGGCTACGAACAGGTCTCCTCGCGGCGCATCGCCGCGCACGCCGGGGTCAACGTCGCGCTGATCAACCGCTACTTCGGCGCCAAGCGCGGGCTGCTGGCCGAGGTCATCGCCGAGGACGCGGCGTTCCCCGGCGTCTTCGAGGGCGACCCCGCCACCCTGCCGCGCCGCATCGCCGAACACGTCACGCGCCGCACCCTGGGCGAGGGCACGCCGCTCCAGCGGGCGCTGGTGCACTCCATGGGCGACCCCGACCTGCAGTCCGTCTACCAGGAGCGGCTGCAGAACGCGATCATCGATCCGCTGGCCGCCTGCATCGGCGGGGAGTCCGCGCACGCGCGGGCGGCCCTGGTGGCGTCGCTGCTGCTGGGGGTGAACGCGGTGCGCCGCATGGGCGGCGCCGGTCCGCTGACCGACGAGGACCCCGAGGTGCTGACCGCGCGGCTGACCCGGGTCGTCGAGGCGTGCATCGCCGACGACTGA
- a CDS encoding helix-turn-helix transcriptional regulator, which produces MTETGIDALGALAEPLRRSLYRYVVRSGGEVSRAEAAEAVGARRTLVAFHLDKLVEAGLLEVTRRKVSGRDGPGSGRPAKLYRRARREHSVQLPPRDYATAAAVLAEAVQRAGAEEAVHAAAREEGERRGAELAAEGPATPAALTAWLERRGYEPVEAPDGAEVRLRNCPFHATAARFPPLACGMNLEMLRGVLAGAGVEGVAARMAPGPEGCCVAITRTDSKTNEC; this is translated from the coding sequence ATGACCGAGACCGGGATCGACGCCCTGGGCGCGCTGGCCGAGCCGCTGCGCCGCAGCCTGTACCGCTACGTGGTGAGGAGCGGGGGCGAGGTCAGCCGCGCCGAGGCGGCCGAGGCGGTGGGCGCGCGGCGCACCCTGGTGGCGTTCCATTTGGACAAGCTGGTCGAGGCGGGGCTGCTGGAGGTCACCCGGCGCAAGGTGTCGGGCCGCGACGGGCCGGGGTCGGGCCGCCCCGCCAAGCTGTACCGGCGCGCGCGCCGCGAGCACAGCGTGCAGCTTCCGCCGCGCGACTACGCCACGGCCGCCGCCGTGCTGGCCGAGGCGGTGCAGCGGGCGGGCGCCGAGGAGGCGGTGCACGCGGCGGCGCGCGAGGAGGGCGAGCGCCGGGGCGCCGAGCTGGCGGCGGAGGGGCCGGCGACCCCGGCCGCGCTCACCGCCTGGCTGGAGCGCCGGGGCTATGAGCCGGTGGAGGCGCCCGACGGCGCCGAGGTGCGCCTGCGCAACTGCCCCTTCCACGCCACCGCCGCGCGGTTCCCCCCGCTGGCCTGCGGGATGAACCTGGAGATGCTGCGCGGGGTGCTGGCCGGGGCCGGGGTCGAGGGGGTGGCGGCGCGGATGGCGCCGGGGCCGGAGGGGTGCTGCGTGGCCATCACGCGCACCGATTCCAAAACCAATGAATGTTGA
- a CDS encoding gamma carbonic anhydrase family protein: MSAPLIGDAPFGEPDIHPDAWVAPGAVVVGRVRIGARSSVWYGSVLRADTEDIVVGTLCDIQDQCGLHSDPGQPAVLGDRVSLGHKAMVHGAEIGEGALIGIGAIVLGGARVGEGALVAAGALVPPGKTVPPHTLWAGLPGRVVRELTDEDRAGFAETPEKYARYAERHREVTWRAGGQRRA, translated from the coding sequence ATGTCCGCTCCCCTGATCGGCGACGCCCCCTTCGGCGAGCCCGACATCCACCCCGACGCGTGGGTGGCGCCGGGCGCCGTTGTGGTCGGCCGGGTGCGGATCGGGGCGCGGAGCAGCGTCTGGTACGGGTCGGTGCTGCGCGCCGACACCGAGGACATCGTCGTCGGCACGCTGTGCGACATCCAGGACCAGTGCGGCCTGCACTCCGACCCCGGCCAGCCCGCCGTCCTGGGCGACCGCGTCAGCCTCGGCCACAAGGCCATGGTCCACGGCGCCGAGATCGGCGAGGGCGCGCTCATCGGCATCGGCGCGATCGTCCTGGGCGGCGCCCGCGTGGGCGAGGGCGCGCTCGTGGCCGCCGGCGCGCTGGTCCCGCCGGGCAAGACCGTCCCGCCGCACACCCTGTGGGCGGGCCTGCCGGGCCGGGTCGTGCGCGAACTCACCGACGAGGACCGCGCCGGGTTCGCCGAGACCCCCGAGAAGTACGCCCGCTACGCCGAGCGCCACCGCGAGGTCACCTGGCGGGCGGGCGGTCAGCGCCGCGCGTGA
- a CDS encoding GNAT family N-acetyltransferase: MIIRAAIRSDLGAILRLLRELGDTTPAQSSTVRMSSAAVRAWTRIENDPDRTVLVAERRGQIIGTLDLLVVPNLTHDAQSWAVVDNLVVDPACRRAGVGRALVEDAVDRASRAGCYKIELVSHESRAGARQFSTAMGFAGSAEGFRRYL; the protein is encoded by the coding sequence ATGATTATCCGCGCGGCCATCCGGTCCGACCTCGGTGCGATTCTGCGGCTCTTACGCGAACTGGGCGACACCACCCCTGCGCAGAGCAGCACCGTCCGCATGTCCTCGGCCGCGGTGCGGGCCTGGACCCGCATCGAGAACGACCCCGACCGCACCGTCCTGGTGGCCGAGCGCCGGGGCCAGATCATCGGCACGCTCGACCTGCTGGTGGTGCCCAACCTCACCCACGACGCGCAGTCCTGGGCGGTCGTGGACAACCTCGTGGTCGACCCCGCCTGCCGCCGGGCGGGCGTGGGCCGCGCCCTGGTGGAGGACGCCGTCGACCGCGCCTCGCGCGCCGGCTGCTACAAGATCGAGCTGGTGTCCCACGAGAGCCGGGCCGGCGCCCGCCAGTTCTCCACGGCGATGGGGTTCGCCGGCTCCGCCGAGGGCTTCCGCCGCTACCTGTAG